A single genomic interval of Granulicella tundricola MP5ACTX9 harbors:
- a CDS encoding aldo/keto reductase gives MFEYPELRMTTMPLNHGRGQIPALGFGTLIPDPAVTVTATQDALEAGFRHFDCAERYRNEREVGEALQAGFAVGGIARQDVFITTKLWNSNHRPERVAPAFEASLDRLRLDYLDLYLIHTPFAFQPGDEQDPRDQNGKVLYDDGVTLLDTWRAMESLVDGGRCRAIGLSDITLDRLLPLYESARIKPAVVQVESHPYLPETELLEFCKKHGIVFLAFAPLGHGMKPGLLEDPVISAIAARVEMTPAQVLLAWAVQRGTALLTTPKTAARARENYNIQPLPKDAFDEINRIQIRQRLNDVVNTGSPGFIPRVS, from the coding sequence ATGTTTGAATATCCTGAGCTTCGTATGACAACAATGCCGCTCAATCACGGCCGCGGCCAGATACCAGCGCTTGGCTTCGGCACCCTCATTCCCGACCCAGCCGTGACTGTGACTGCTACCCAAGATGCGCTGGAAGCAGGATTTCGACACTTCGATTGTGCTGAACGATACCGCAACGAGCGCGAGGTTGGCGAGGCGTTGCAGGCCGGATTCGCGGTTGGAGGAATTGCACGCCAGGACGTCTTCATCACCACAAAATTGTGGAACTCCAATCATCGGCCCGAACGCGTCGCCCCAGCATTCGAGGCCAGTCTCGATAGACTCCGGCTCGACTATCTTGATCTCTATCTCATCCACACTCCGTTCGCGTTTCAACCAGGAGACGAGCAGGATCCACGCGATCAGAACGGCAAAGTCCTCTACGATGACGGGGTGACGTTGCTCGATACATGGAGGGCAATGGAAAGTCTCGTAGATGGTGGCCGGTGTCGAGCCATTGGGCTATCTGATATCACGCTGGATAGGCTGCTGCCTCTCTACGAATCGGCCAGGATCAAGCCCGCCGTAGTTCAGGTTGAGTCCCATCCTTATCTACCGGAAACGGAGCTTTTGGAATTTTGTAAGAAACATGGAATCGTATTTTTGGCGTTTGCTCCGCTGGGTCACGGAATGAAGCCCGGGCTGCTCGAAGATCCGGTGATTTCTGCGATTGCGGCGCGCGTCGAAATGACGCCTGCACAGGTGCTGTTGGCCTGGGCGGTGCAGCGTGGGACGGCACTGCTTACCACGCCAAAGACCGCGGCTCGGGCGAGAGAGAATTACAATATCCAGCCCCTTCCAAAGGACGCATTCGACGAGATCAATCGCATTCAGATAAGACAAAGGCTCAATGATGTGGTGAATACCGGGAGCCCAGGTTTCATCCCACGAGTGAGTTGA
- a CDS encoding SDR family oxidoreductase: MAKIALVTGANKGIGFEVSRALGEAGFTVLLGARDAARGEEAAAKLRAEALDVRFVHADLEHAYETSTALVEKISKEFGHLDVLVNNAGVADMTGADSSASTASIDAIKRIFNTNFFGTVEFTQPLLPLLKASPAARIVNVSSGLGSLEINTNPDSPFYGVKPLGYNASKAALNMFTVNLAWELRDTKAKVNSVCPGYVATDLNNHSGPGTAADGAIAIAKYAQIGEDGPTAGFFHKDGAYGW; this comes from the coding sequence ATGGCAAAGATAGCTTTGGTAACGGGCGCTAACAAGGGCATTGGTTTTGAGGTTTCGCGGGCGCTTGGCGAAGCCGGCTTTACGGTACTATTGGGCGCACGCGATGCCGCCCGTGGCGAAGAAGCAGCGGCAAAGCTTCGAGCCGAAGCGCTGGACGTCCGATTCGTGCATGCCGATCTGGAGCACGCATACGAAACCTCGACTGCGCTTGTCGAGAAGATTTCGAAGGAGTTTGGCCACCTGGATGTGCTGGTCAACAACGCTGGCGTTGCCGACATGACAGGGGCTGATTCGTCAGCCAGCACAGCCTCGATCGACGCCATCAAGCGCATCTTCAACACGAATTTCTTCGGCACGGTGGAGTTCACGCAGCCGCTACTGCCGCTACTAAAGGCATCGCCCGCCGCGCGGATCGTGAACGTCTCCAGCGGTCTCGGCTCTCTCGAGATCAACACGAACCCTGATTCGCCGTTCTACGGTGTGAAGCCGCTCGGTTATAACGCCTCAAAGGCAGCGCTGAACATGTTCACTGTGAACCTGGCGTGGGAACTGCGGGACACGAAGGCGAAGGTCAACTCGGTTTGCCCCGGCTACGTCGCCACGGACCTGAACAACCACAGTGGTCCGGGGACAGCAGCCGACGGCGCAATCGCGATCGCGAAATATGCGCAGATCGGCGAAGACGGTCCGACCGCGGGCTTCTTCCACAAGGACGGCGCTTACGGTTGGTAG
- a CDS encoding alpha/beta fold hydrolase: protein MPFILRQLQTSDLLVAYLEDGASDGWPIVLTHGFPYDVHAFDDVVPLLIDRGARVIRPFVRGYGSTSFLSPSTMRSGQQAALGRDLIEILEAIGIEGAIVAGFDWGGLASCVAAALWPDKIGGLVSYAGYDIVDIKRQQNGFPLSLEKSIWYQHLFQTDRGRVALTESRKELAGMLWREWSPNWDFDETTLSMTAASFENPDFVDVVLHCYRFHFGLADSDPRLLPLEAVLASRPAITVPCVTLDGTDDPLKPGGTAHHAKMFVGRHEHRVIKAGHNIPKEDPSAFADAILTVRQWLAEGRIRLPYAAISRSS from the coding sequence ATGCCATTCATTCTTCGTCAGCTACAAACCAGCGACCTTCTGGTCGCTTACCTTGAAGACGGCGCCAGCGATGGTTGGCCGATCGTCCTCACGCATGGTTTTCCTTATGACGTGCATGCGTTTGATGATGTGGTTCCTCTTCTTATCGACCGAGGGGCTCGAGTGATTCGCCCCTTTGTTCGCGGATATGGCTCTACATCGTTTCTTTCGCCTTCGACCATGCGTTCCGGGCAGCAGGCTGCTCTGGGCCGGGATCTAATCGAGATACTTGAAGCGATCGGGATCGAGGGAGCGATCGTGGCCGGATTCGATTGGGGCGGCCTGGCATCGTGTGTTGCTGCGGCACTATGGCCCGACAAGATCGGTGGGCTCGTCTCCTATGCCGGGTACGACATCGTGGACATCAAACGGCAACAAAACGGCTTTCCTCTCTCCCTGGAGAAATCGATCTGGTATCAACATCTTTTTCAAACAGACCGTGGTCGCGTCGCTCTCACAGAATCGCGTAAAGAGTTGGCCGGCATGCTTTGGCGCGAATGGTCGCCAAACTGGGACTTCGACGAAACCACGTTGTCGATGACCGCAGCATCCTTCGAAAATCCCGACTTTGTCGATGTCGTGCTCCACTGCTACCGTTTCCACTTTGGCCTGGCCGATAGCGATCCAAGACTGCTGCCACTCGAGGCAGTGTTGGCGAGCAGGCCCGCGATCACGGTTCCATGCGTCACTCTGGATGGCACAGACGATCCTCTGAAGCCCGGCGGTACGGCGCACCACGCGAAGATGTTCGTCGGTAGACATGAGCATCGTGTCATCAAGGCTGGCCACAACATTCCCAAGGAAGATCCCTCAGCATTCGCCGATGCGATTCTCACTGTCAGACAGTGGTTAGCTGAAGGGAGAATCCGCCTGCCATATGCCGCCATTAGTCGATCATCATAA
- a CDS encoding DUF6640 family protein: MLEVARWLITFVAFVTALGGLMADYFIPSSGAQHIKNPRWPPHAKFHNAQSILMGLSMGVLAIAILFRQSPVSRSGLLLAALLASIYWLCIFAAPIFPGTAFVDPEFASATPKLMGIPGQLSIGFVLVAILLVAVVLAIFPSH, encoded by the coding sequence ATGCTGGAAGTCGCGCGATGGCTAATCACTTTTGTGGCGTTCGTGACGGCGTTAGGGGGCCTCATGGCCGACTACTTCATACCCTCGTCCGGTGCCCAGCATATCAAGAATCCCAGATGGCCACCTCACGCCAAATTTCACAACGCGCAAAGCATACTGATGGGACTGAGTATGGGAGTGCTGGCGATTGCCATCCTTTTCCGACAGTCGCCCGTGAGCAGGAGTGGACTGTTGTTGGCAGCCTTGCTTGCTTCAATTTATTGGCTTTGCATCTTCGCGGCTCCCATTTTTCCAGGAACAGCGTTCGTCGACCCCGAATTCGCATCTGCAACACCCAAGCTAATGGGAATACCCGGACAACTCTCTATCGGCTTTGTCCTGGTCGCGATCCTTCTCGTGGCCGTTGTTTTGGCAATCTTTCCAAGTCATTAG
- a CDS encoding nuclear transport factor 2 family protein — translation MTKDAVEQVWNSYLEAYGSVAPETRERLLRESVSDDVVSTNPGEETQGFANLLAHVEQFQQRLPRAYFKIDKLFFHHEQVLTEWTLYKSDGTPLRSAYTYGVFDDQGRLKKLIGFF, via the coding sequence ATGACGAAGGATGCTGTTGAACAAGTCTGGAATTCTTACCTCGAAGCTTATGGCAGTGTCGCGCCCGAGACGAGAGAGCGCCTTCTGCGCGAAAGCGTGAGTGACGATGTCGTTTCTACCAACCCAGGCGAAGAGACCCAAGGCTTTGCGAATCTTCTGGCGCATGTTGAGCAGTTTCAGCAGCGGCTCCCACGGGCATACTTCAAGATCGATAAGCTGTTCTTCCACCATGAACAGGTTCTGACCGAATGGACCCTCTACAAGAGTGATGGAACACCGCTGAGAAGTGCGTATACGTATGGAGTGTTTGATGACCAAGGGCGTCTGAAGAAGCTGATCGGGTTCTTCTAG
- a CDS encoding AraC family transcriptional regulator, giving the protein MDPFLDLIRLLRPRAMLTAGIRATGRWGVSFRQRNDVLFCWLEKGECQLVRAHAEPLQLRPGDFVLIRTTTPFTLTSDPSVEPEDSETIVATTNDPELRLDKGSGLTSILRGGRFVFDTTNEELLTGLLPSLVHVSGNDISSWRLQSLLKLNETESAQRGLGSDFIVTRLIEVILVEILRREAKKVDQRQTGLLAGLNDPVTSRALALMHADVAHDWTVAILASRCNVSRSTFAAHFRKVVGIGPIDYLLRWRMTLAKDELRRGTRSIGEIALAVGFQSSSAFSTAFTKAMGCSPRKFLRQPGV; this is encoded by the coding sequence ATGGATCCATTTCTTGATCTGATCCGTCTGCTTCGGCCACGCGCCATGTTGACCGCAGGAATCCGCGCCACTGGCCGCTGGGGCGTCTCTTTCCGCCAAAGAAACGATGTGCTCTTCTGCTGGTTGGAGAAAGGGGAGTGCCAGCTCGTCCGCGCTCACGCCGAGCCATTACAGCTGCGCCCAGGGGACTTTGTCCTGATCCGTACGACGACGCCGTTTACGCTGACTTCGGACCCGTCTGTCGAGCCTGAAGACAGCGAGACGATCGTAGCCACGACAAACGATCCAGAACTGAGGCTTGATAAGGGCTCTGGGCTCACATCAATTCTCCGGGGCGGACGGTTCGTCTTCGATACGACGAACGAGGAGTTGCTGACGGGACTGCTACCCTCACTGGTACACGTCTCCGGTAACGACATCTCCTCGTGGCGACTGCAATCTTTGTTGAAGCTCAATGAGACCGAATCGGCGCAACGGGGTCTGGGAAGTGACTTCATCGTCACACGACTTATCGAAGTGATTCTCGTGGAGATACTCCGCCGCGAGGCAAAGAAAGTCGATCAAAGACAAACAGGTCTACTTGCAGGTCTTAACGATCCAGTCACGTCACGCGCTCTTGCACTCATGCATGCGGACGTTGCTCACGACTGGACTGTTGCCATCCTCGCGTCGCGTTGCAACGTCTCGCGTTCCACCTTCGCCGCACACTTCCGTAAGGTCGTCGGGATCGGCCCAATCGACTACCTGTTGCGCTGGAGAATGACGCTGGCGAAGGACGAGCTTCGGCGCGGAACGCGGAGCATTGGGGAGATTGCCTTAGCTGTCGGCTTCCAATCTTCCAGCGCGTTCAGTACAGCCTTTACGAAGGCAATGGGATGCTCTCCCAGAAAGTTCTTGCGCCAGCCTGGCGTCTAG